In Mesorhizobium shangrilense, the genomic stretch ATCATGGCGGGAGAGGGGCTTGGGCTGCGATTCCGTGGTCAGATAGGTGCGACCCAGCGTCATCGCCGTCTCGGTGTCGGAGTCCATGATGATCATATGGGCGAACAGCGTCATGTTCGGGGCGATCGGCTCGGGATTACCCTGATAGAACATCGGCATGTCCATCCATGACGGGGTGAAGCGGGCGCCAACCGAATAGCCGCAGGCGTTCAGCCGGTGCTTGGTCAACCCATGCGCCTCTATGGTGCGGGCGTGCGCGTCGAAGACGTCGCCAAACGTATTGCCCGGCGTCATCGCTTTTTCGACGGCCAGAAGCGCGGCGCGGGCGGCGTCGAAAAGCTCCTGGTGGCGCTTCGAGACCTTGCCGGTCAGCACCGTGCGCATCATCGGCGCATGATAATGGTTGAACACACCGGCCCATTCGAGCGTCAGCTGGTCGTTCTTGCCGAGCTTGCGGCGGCCCGCCTTGTAGCGGCAGAGCAGCGCATCGATGCCGGAGCCGATGATGAACTCGTTGGCCGGATAGTCGCCGCCGCCGGCAAAGATCGCGCCTTGCATGGCGGCCAGGATCAGGCCTTCGTCACCGCCCTGCTTGATGAGCGGCAGGGCCGCGTCCAGCGCATCGTCGGAGAGGTTGGCGGCCTTCTCGGCCTTGGCGATTTCGGCGGGGCTCTTGAACAGGCGCAGCCGGCTGACGATGCCGGAGGCGTCGGCGATCTGGCCGAAGGTCTGCAACTGCTCGTCCAGCCGGCGGCCATTGTAGGCGGTCAGGCCGTGCGTGTCGTACTCGACGCCGATGCGGGCGCCGAGCAGGTCGAGTTCATTGAGCAGGTTGCGCAGGTCCACCGCCGGATTGGCGCCGTTGCGGTCGGTCCACAACACGATGTTGTCGATGATCGAGGTGTGGCGAGCCTGGCGCAGATCGGCCGAGCGGG encodes the following:
- a CDS encoding M24 family metallopeptidase, whose product is MALHFERSEFDARRDRLMIEMAEKKLDAVLLFAQESMYWLTGYDTFGFCFFQCLVVKADGSMVLLTRSADLRQARHTSIIDNIVLWTDRNGANPAVDLRNLLNELDLLGARIGVEYDTHGLTAYNGRRLDEQLQTFGQIADASGIVSRLRLFKSPAEIAKAEKAANLSDDALDAALPLIKQGGDEGLILAAMQGAIFAGGGDYPANEFIIGSGIDALLCRYKAGRRKLGKNDQLTLEWAGVFNHYHAPMMRTVLTGKVSKRHQELFDAARAALLAVEKAMTPGNTFGDVFDAHARTIEAHGLTKHRLNACGYSVGARFTPSWMDMPMFYQGNPEPIAPNMTLFAHMIIMDSDTETAMTLGRTYLTTESQPKPLSRHDLDLIVQ